The following are from one region of the Bacillus methanolicus MGA3 genome:
- a CDS encoding SDR family NAD(P)-dependent oxidoreductase: MDIKLNGKKAVISGSTTGIGFAIAKGLAKAGASVLLNGRFEEQVTEAVERLKREIPGAEACGFAADLSSSVGVNELINYWPETDILVNNLGIFEPKEFFEITDEDWEHYFQVNVMSAVRLSRHYAKGMKEKGWGRVLFNGSVTGGFYLGEMVHYGAAKAAVLGLSRGLAESLAKSGVTVNAFIPGPTKTERNSEYFDHWAKESGKSFQEIEKGLFDKDLSTSLLGRFISTEEVANMVVFLASEQASAITGAALKVDGGIVRSLL; this comes from the coding sequence ATGGACATAAAGCTGAACGGAAAAAAAGCAGTTATCAGCGGCTCGACAACGGGAATTGGCTTTGCAATTGCGAAAGGTCTTGCGAAGGCAGGGGCTTCTGTTCTTTTAAACGGACGTTTTGAAGAGCAGGTTACAGAGGCAGTTGAAAGGCTCAAACGAGAAATTCCCGGAGCGGAAGCATGCGGTTTCGCCGCTGATCTAAGCAGCAGTGTTGGTGTGAATGAATTAATTAATTACTGGCCGGAAACAGATATTCTCGTAAACAATCTTGGAATTTTTGAACCGAAAGAATTTTTTGAAATAACGGATGAAGATTGGGAGCATTATTTCCAGGTGAATGTGATGAGTGCTGTCAGGCTTTCACGGCATTACGCAAAGGGAATGAAGGAAAAAGGCTGGGGCAGAGTATTATTTAATGGCAGTGTTACAGGAGGTTTTTATTTGGGTGAAATGGTTCACTACGGTGCTGCAAAAGCTGCTGTTTTAGGACTTTCACGAGGACTTGCGGAAAGTCTTGCAAAAAGTGGTGTAACGGTTAATGCATTTATTCCCGGTCCGACAAAAACGGAGCGGAATAGTGAATATTTCGATCATTGGGCGAAAGAATCAGGAAAATCATTTCAAGAGATTGAAAAGGGTCTGTTTGATAAAGATTTGTCGACATCATTGCTTGGACGTTTTATCAGTACTGAGGAAGTGGCAAACATGGTCGTTTTCTTAGCTTCAGAGCAAGCATCAGCTATTACTGGTGCAGCCTTAAAGGTAGATGGAGGCATTGTCCGGTCTTTATTATAG